GGGGTGGTAGTGCCTTATTTTCTTGATGAGCGATTACCAACCACTCATCAACAATCCGGCATAACTCCCGATGTACTTCAACTTCATCGTCGCCATGACAACACGGGCCAATCACTCCTGGACAATAACCGATGAAGCATTGGTCCTCTTCAGACCATTCGACAATCTTGCCTTGATTGGTTTCACTTGAAATCCAACGTTGGTTCCGTATTTGTCGTATTTTCACCATTCTCTGTCTATGCCGTAAGCATCAAAGACGGTGTCTACACTAATTATTGGGAGGTTTTCAACAAGCCCTTGAGCGATTATCAAACGGTCAAACGGATCTCGGTGATGAAAAGGTAACGTAGTCAGCTTTATGAGGCTATCAACTGTGATATCCAATATGTCAATGCGATTGAGATGCAGTTGTTCTGGAAACATCTGCTCAAACGGTTCGCCTAAATCAAGTTTCCTTAACCTCGTTTTGATTGCTATCTCCCATAGGCTGGCGATGCTGCAGAAACTTTCGTGACTTGAACTCTCAATTAACTGTCGTGCTCTGTGGCTCAGTTTTTTGTCGTTATCGAGAAACCAAAGCAGCGCATTCGTATCAAGCAGGTATCTCATTCCATGTACTCTTTGAAATCTGGGAGTTCATCGTCAAAATCTTCACTGATGTGAATAAGTCCTTTCGCGCTTCCAGCGACAGCCTTTAACCACGGTTCCAGAAAAAT
This genomic window from Candidatus Poribacteria bacterium contains:
- a CDS encoding type II toxin-antitoxin system VapC family toxin, which gives rise to MRYLLDTNALLWFLDNDKKLSHRARQLIESSSHESFCSIASLWEIAIKTRLRKLDLGEPFEQMFPEQLHLNRIDILDITVDSLIKLTTLPFHHRDPFDRLIIAQGLVENLPIISVDTVFDAYGIDREW